AAGGCCTCGGTCAGCGGGCAGGGGATCTTCGTATTATTCGATTATAAGAGAAACACCGATTTTTTCGCATATTCGGCCCTGCTTGAAACCGCTTTCCGATTGGATCCTGAATATTCCGCCGTGGTCTTGGCTCTTGCGGAGGAGCTTCGTTCTTCGGGGAAAAAATCCAAGGCCTTGGATTTTTATCTCAAGTATCTTTCTTTAGCATTGAAGGAGAATCGTCCCGCTTCAGAGGTCGCTCCCGTTTATCGCGCCATAGCGGCCTTGCATACGGAACTTAAACAGTACATTCTCGCGGGAGAATATTACGAAAAATACTACGAGTCGGAGCCGGATCCGAAGAAGAAAGGAATGTACGCCTTCGAACTGGGTTCTTTCTTCGATACCAAAGTAGGAAATCTGGAGAACGGTAAGAAGTACTATTCGGATTGGTTGGAATCCTGGGAAAGGGAGAAGGCGACCGCTTCGGAGTTATCCTATCCGGATTCCCAGGAGAGAATTCGCATGGAGGTACTCGCCCACCAAGGGATCTCCAAATTATACCGCTATGAAAAAAAGCCGGAAAGGGAAAAGGAATGGCTTCTAAAATCCTTGGGCGCCTATAACCGTCTCCGGACGAATCTAAAACAGGAAGAAGATAAATATTCCGAAGGAAAGAAGGAACTACTTCTCATCAAGAAGGGACTCTTGGAAAGGACCAACGATCAGGACATGGCACAGTATAGATTGAAGAGCCTGGAGTTGGAAGAGTCCAAGGAAAGAATCGATATCATACGGACGAAATTGGATTCTTCTCCGGGGCCCAGGGTGCTGCAAAGACTCTCCGTATTGTACGAATTCGAAAAGGATTATTCCGAGTCCAAAAGAATGAACCAGGAAATCCTGAAGGTGGGAAACCAGACGGAAATCAATCTAGCCTTGAAAAATCTGGAAAGGATCAATAAGATTCTGGAAGACGGAATCGCAAGAGATCCGTATCCTCGGGATCCATTGGCGGGGGATACTTACTGACCCCTGTTTTTACCTTTGGTGTATTTTTCTATATCGTCGGCCCCGTCGTCCTTTTCTTCTCCCTCTAACTCGATCCCTTTCGGTTCTATGATCCGGAACTCCACATTATCTATCACATCCCCTTCGTAAGAAACCTTTAATAGATATTTTCCTTCCGGTAAGGTTCCGAAATTACCCGTGATGGTGGAATTGGACAGATCCGGCCGTTTTCTTTTTACCTCGATCTCGTTGAAGCCTACTTGGAATCTGCTTAGGCTTACGTAAATCTCCGCTTCCGGATTCGGAGTTCGGGAGAATTTATACAAGTATACTAGAGTCTTATCCGTCGGAAAAACCAGCTTCTCCCTGGTAAGAGTGAATTCGCTTGCGGAAGGAAACTTCTTTTCCAGAGGGCCTAACTTGGTTTCGTCGACTAGGGACCAGCCGAACTCACCGGTCATACCCAGGCAGGAGACTAGTAAGATCGGGAAAACCCAAGGCAGAATACGGAGAGAAGAGACCTTCATAAGTTATTTACTCTCCTTTACCCAAGACCCGGGCCTTGTCGGAAATATCCTTTTCCCTAGGCGTTTCTTCCGAGTCCGGAAAAATCACCCGAAATCCCTCGGTTCTACGGGGTTCCTGTGGAAAGAACGCGGTTCTTATGAATCTGAAAACAAAATACGCGACGACTATAATGAGGATGAGTTTCATATCTGACGATTGCGGAATACGCATTCCAAAATTTGCAAGCTCGGAACTACCGCTAGGTTCATACTGAGCGGAAAAGTCATTCCGGCAACCTGAATTCTGAAAAACAAGGTTGCGGAAACGGGTAACAGTATTACTTATTTATTCATTGCGGGAATACCCCGAATGTGAGCCACTCAATATCCCGGTGGGGAGCCTATTTCCCCGTCGGGT
This sequence is a window from Leptospira wolffii serovar Khorat str. Khorat-H2. Protein-coding genes within it:
- a CDS encoding LIC_12238 family plasminogen-binding lipoprotein — protein: MKVSSLRILPWVFPILLVSCLGMTGEFGWSLVDETKLGPLEKKFPSASEFTLTREKLVFPTDKTLVYLYKFSRTPNPEAEIYVSLSRFQVGFNEIEVKRKRPDLSNSTITGNFGTLPEGKYLLKVSYEGDVIDNVEFRIIEPKGIELEGEEKDDGADDIEKYTKGKNRGQ